A stretch of DNA from Lathyrus oleraceus cultivar Zhongwan6 unplaced genomic scaffold, CAAS_Psat_ZW6_1.0 chrUn0254, whole genome shotgun sequence:
TGCGACATATTTTTCATGTGGCAAATGAGTTGCCACTAGCGTTCCTGAGACATATTCGTTCACGTCGCTAATTTGAATGTTGCAATGTGATATATTGTGTTGTGACGTGTTTTTCATGTGGTAAATCAGAGATTTTTTTATAGTGATTATACTTTCTTTCAACTCTTTTTAGTTTAGGCTTAAATATAATCGTATTTTGATTTTTATAAGTTTCAAGTCCCCTTTAAAAACAACCAACTTTTTGATCCactttttttatattttttgatattttgataCCCCTCCACTTTTGTATAGATGACACTTGAATTTGTGATGTAGATTTTATGTGGCACCATGTCATACAACTTTGCCATGTTATATATTAAAAAgtaaaaattaattttataatattatttaataataatataaattattaaattttaaaaaataaaaatctatgattaattttaaaattatttatgttttcaaataataattaaattattttgAATTATATTTTTTAACAAATGTTAAGTAATAAATTAATTATTGAAAGTTTAGAGGAGTTACTAATATTAATGTATAAAACAAAAGTTTGGAATTAAAGGGGTTCGAACCCTCCCTTGGAAAATAACATTGTTAATCTAACCTACAGGGTTGCACTTTATTTTGTATCCCTAATTTATATTAATTAGTCCTTTCTAATAGGAATGAAAAAAAATCCACAATTTGATTGGTTTTTCTTTAAGAATCATTGGAGTTGATCACAGTGGTCAAGCGTTGCATTCTGAAGCAACCTTGTTTAAGTTAACACAAGtaataaattaatattaaaacTAACAATATTATGCTGCTTTTTTTCAATGTTTTTCTTTTAACAATTTATTTCCTTATAAATGATTtacatatttattttattttatattaataattttataaatgatttttttttataaatgttAATTTTACTTTAACAATTTAATAATGATCTTTTACTTTAGTTATTATTATAGTTTAAATTTAATTAGATTTGTTTAATTATTTTATTTCGCACTAATATTgatttaaataatttaaattaatattttaagttaaaataaaatttagtataaattaaattttaatataTGAGATAAAATTGTGGGATCCAATATGAGTTTTTTAAAGTTGCACCATTAGAAGGAAAATTAGATGAGTTACTTCGAGATGATGTGGTTTAATGAATCCCACAAAAAACTCAAAAATAGTTTGAATCCATTACAGATGCTCTAACTTTCGTTGCCCCTTCGGATTGAATTTCActttattttttgattttttttattaaagaaaAACTTCTAGCTCCTTCAATATATCACAATCATAAAAATCTCATTCTCTTGTCACTCCTTTTTCTCTTTTAGTTTGATTATTGAGTCAGGAAATAAATAAGGGTCATTTGTGTTAGCAAGGGGTTTCTTGTTTTCATATGAATCTCGAATCTAGAAATTTATATGTCAGCAAGATGAATCTCTTTGAGGCTCGTTCTTATAATCTCTTTAAATCTAATGGTAATTGTTTTAGTAACATTTACCCATGTTCATTCAGATTCATCACAGGCACTCACAATTTGTCACTAGGTTTTGGTATTTAAAAGGTGAGATCAAGGAGGTTTAGGATTCTTGGTTGAGGAAGAATGCATATGGTTTCTGAATTTCTGGTATTGTGTTGCTGGGTGAATAATGTTGGTGcacaagatgaagaagatgaagatgaaagaaaagagagaagagagaataacaaacttccactactctGCTAAAACGGTTACAGCAAAATGGTTGCACACATACTGCACTATAATACTCAGCGGATACAATTGTTGACAGCTACAGTACTATATACACACAAATAATAATGCCACATAAACAACATGCTAACCTACACTAGCTAGGTTAAGCTTAACAAAACAAATACTAATAATGCTGAAGATGAATTACTTCtaacaccatcccttaattcatattcagctaatcaaaattaacaacaacaattccatTCCTCAAGTGGAAAAACTGATTAGTCTTGAtcgctttcgtcagaacatctgccagCTGCTTCTGGGTGCTATAATGCATAATTTCTAGCACTCCATTATGAACTTGACttctcagaaaatgatacttagtctcaaaatgcttgcttctcccatgcaacactggtttcttagaaagattgattgcagacttattatcaatcatcaacttcaGAGGCTTGTTTACCTTGATCTTCATATCCTGCAGTAAATTCAAAAGCCAAATAGCTTGACATGCAACCACGACACCTACAATATCTTATGCTTCATAGGTTGACAAAGCACCAACTGACTGCTTCTTGGAATACCAAGCAATAGGAATTCCCAGATACTTAAACAAATATCCAGAAGTAATTCTTCTGTCAACTCCGTCTCCACATCAATCAGAGTCCGAGTAATACATCGGTTTTGACTTAACTTTTTCACCAGAAGAGAACAAAACTTCATACTTCAGAGTCCCCTTAATATACCTCAAAATCCTGACAACAacttggtaatgagaccacttcGGTTTACTCATAAACCAACTAACCATTCTAACTATATAGTAAATGTCAGGTTTGGTgttgcacaaatacctcagagagTCAACCAACTGCTTAAAAGTTGTggcatctacatcatcaccttTAGAATCAGAATCCAATTTGTGATTTTTTTTACGGTGTGACAACAACCTTACAATTTAGCAGGTCAAATCTTTTTAGAAGCTCAAGTTCATTTTTCATGGCCTTCAACCACACTTTCTTATTGAGCATTTCTTCAACACTGAGTGGTTCaaagtctactaacatggcacactggatgacttctccttcagagtctatTTCAGTATCTTGCAACATATCAAACTCTACAAACTTTCTTGGGATGTTTATGATTCTTTATGATCTCTAAACTTGTTTAGAATCCCTTTCTGATTCTAGAACATTATCGGATGCTTGACCGCCCTCAGAAGTTGGACCACCTTCAAAGGCTCCACCTTCAGAAGCTCCACCTTCAAAGATTTGATTACCTCCAGATTCTGGATCATCATCAGAATCTGGATCAAaatcagattcaccttcagaatcagacTCGCCTTCAGAGTCTTCTTCATCTTCATAGTCACTTTCAGAGTCTGACTCATCTTTATCTTTAGAGTCATCTTCTAACTCTGACTCATCTTTAGAACCCTCATATTCTAACTCTTCTTCAGAACCTTCATATTCTGACTCATATTCAAAATCAGACTCGacttcagattcagagtcatctTCTGACTCTGACTCATATTCAGAGTCTCCTTCAAAATCAGAAAACGTCAATCACACAGGTTCATCATCATCAGATTTATAAGCCATCAATAACACAGGTTCATCATCATAATCTCCTCTAGCTATGTTTTCTTCTTCTGACTCCCTTTCCTTGTTTGACTAACAGTCATTCGCAAAGACTACCATGTATTTTCTTGGCCTATAACAAAGACTAATTCTGGTCCTTCTTGACAAAAGAAGCTTTCAGAGCATGCCCTACCTCTCTCTCAGAGGTTCTTTTAGTCAGATGCAACTCTTGCACCTCTAGACTGATTTGCAGCTCTTCTATTCTCATGATGctcagatccttagaatgttcaattgctacaatAATGTAATCAAACcgaggagtaagagatctaagtaccttctcaatgatactATCTTCAGAGAATGTTTCTCCACGCGATTTCATCCCATTTGTGATCAtaatcactctagagatgtagttaggtaccttctcattgttcttaATACTGGGATTTTCATACTGCTTATGTAAATACTAAATCTTtaccttcttcactgatgcatcaccaCCGTAGCACCGTACCAGTATGTCCCACACAACCTTCATCGTTGTTAAATCAACTattttctcaaacacgttcacatccacacactgatggatgtagaacaacaCCTTATGATCCATCTTCCTCAAATCACGCTGAGCATTTCTTTGCGTATATGCTGCATTTATCAGAAGTGCAACCAGAATGTAACAGTCATTGACGAGATTAAGAACATATTGAgcgtcaaacaacacacacattTGAATCATCCAACGGTTTCGGTTCTAACCATCGAACACTAGAAGCTTGATACCCAGATTACCGTCTctgttcatcttcaaccttgtgcaaaATTCAGATCTCACAAAACACTAGTGTTTCCCAATCTTGAagaatcaagaaatgtgattctGTTACAATTCCAATCAAATTTTTAACGTTAACTCAAGAaacgaaatcaatcacacaacgccTCACCGTTCAGTCGTATTTCCTCGTGTTTCCCTGTGGatctgaaccggagctctagataccaattatTGGTGCACAAAataaagaagatgaagatgagagaagagagaataataaacTTTCACTACTATGCTAAAACGGTTACACACACGGCACTACAATACTTAGTGAATACAACTGTTGACAACTACAGTACTATATATACACAAATTATAATGCCACATAGACAATTTACTAATCTACACTAGAAAGGCTAAACTTAACAAAGCAAATACTACTAATACTGAAAATGAATTATTTCTAACAAATGAAAAGTGTTAGGTTATGAGCGTGAAGCACAAAAATTTGTTGTTCTTGATTGAGTATGGTCATTGGGGAAAATTTGGTTTTTGAGTTGGCGAATGGTTGTAATGATGAAGGAGATGAATGTAATAGGGATGAACGTGATTGTTAGAAAGGCGGCGAAGGTATGAATGTGTCTGAGATGGTGATATAGTGATTAAAGAGACACAATATATTTTGGGAGAAGAATATTCAATATTCAATAATtcaattatttttttttatatattaatattgttttataaattaatataatttgAAAATATTAAATATTGAATGAATAAATGATTAATTAACTACTTATCATTAATGGTGCATTTGATTGGACATGAGAACTTCTTTTATATTTTGTCTGATGCAAAAACTTATTATAGGACATGACAAAATATATGACAAAGAAGATgacaaaaacataaaaaaaatttGCTCACTATAAATCACGGGACAACTTTTTGTCCCAAACACAAATTATCAAAAAATATTGAAATACAATTTTTAATATCTCTCTATTTAATATTTTGattataaatataatattaatattttatttattaataaaaatattataataaaattatattgtTTTGTCTGATGTAAAGTAAAAAGAAATTCTCTCTTTGTTATTTTTCTTCTTCTCACTGTTTAGTATTTTATTTCATGAAAATCAATATTTGTAtatcaataaaaatattataGTAAAAATTCTATTATTTGGTACAAAGATATATTAAGCAAAATAGATAAAAGTTGTCCGGTATATCGATCATCAAACAcagtataatataaaaaattGTCTTGTACTATTTTGTAGTGTCTAGTACTGCTATGTCCAATAATTCTTATTTTACAAAGAAATACATCCTAatattattaaattttattttatatattaataaaataatttattcATCTAAATAATTAATTTACAACATTAAttaattgtaatttttttaatttaataatttatattattgctattatataatattataaaagTAATTTTAACTTTTTAAATATATGACATTGAAAAAGGTTTTTGTCGTAGTGATATATAGGCTTTGCCATGTCAACTCCGCATCACAAGTTTAATTGTTAACTATATAATAGTGAGGGGGGCAATCAAAAGaagaaatatgaagaaaaaaaagattttgtttaaagaaaattaaaaagttataaaaattaaaatagagaaattaattttaaaaaaacaattaaaaattaaaatagtaGAATTAAAACTACATTTAACTCTTTAATTTATTAAATTCATCCGTGCAAGCATGGTTACAATCTtgtttaaaataaaaaaaaatgagTAACTATCACATTCATCTTTTTATacaaattgaaagcataaaatcaaattcacaaacacttttcTTATAAAGTTAAGGGTTAAAAGAAATTTTACCCTAAGATTTATTTTCTTCtctttaatttttttataatctactttttattataatatatattaaatGATGTGGCAGAAAAATAAACCACAACTCTTTCAAATTGCATTAGTACAAAGACAAATGTCACTCTAATGATTAGAATaacattttttttaataattattttattattggatagtcacataataaaaatttaaattattatattataacagtaaaaatacaataattaaaGAAAAAAACTAAAACTCGTCCAAATAAGGGATACAAATATCTTTAACTctaaaattaattataattaaagATCAAAATATTTTAAGAAACAAAAGTACAAAGATTATAACAACTATTTCCATAAATGTTTATAGAAGACCTCGACACAATGGACAAGTGTAAGTTGATGAGCGATTGATGCATTGTTGAATCCATGAGCCAATACAATTTTTATGAAAAACATGTGAGCATTTGGTACGAGCTAAATCTGATTTAATGCAAAACTCCTCCAAACAAATAGGACATTGTTCGGTTGAGTCAGAAAAAGGATAACAATTTTCTAATTTCTCCATCAAATCAACAACTTGTTGGGCTTGACCATAATCATCTTGATTTCTAAAATCTTCTTCCTCCTCTTCAATTGATGTTATGGCAGAAAGACGCACATTCAACTCTAATATATCACGATTTTCATAGTTGTGTGCAACTATTTGTCTAGCAAATTCTTCAAGATTTGGTAGAACCGTATATAATAAATCATCTGGTACAAAAGAAAATTCGGCGTATAAAACACCATTATGATCTCCTTCCAAACCATTACACAGAATTTCAATAGGAATCGCTACAACTTTTTTTATTGTAGTTGTAAAATCGGGCATAAAGGTTGTGGCATTGGATTGAGAAGGTACAATTGTGTGGCTGAACTCAAAATCAATGCAAAAACATTTTCTAAAAACATGAATGTTATGTGAAGATTCAATTCTTTCGCTAGGTAAATACGCTTCAAAGTTGAAGAAGGTTTCCA
This window harbors:
- the LOC127113040 gene encoding uncharacterized protein LOC127113040, whose translation is METFFNFEAYLPSERIESSHNIHVFRKCFCIDFEFSHTIVPSQSNATTFMPDFTTTIKKVVAIPIEILCNGLEGDHNGVLYAEFSFVPDDLLYTVLPNLEEFARQIVAHNYENRDILELNVRLSAITSIEEEEEDFRNQDDYGQAQQVVDLMEKLENCYPFSDSTEQCPICLEEFCIKSDLARTKCSHVFHKNCIGSWIQQCINRSSTYTCPLCRGDSEYESESEDDSESEVESDFEYESEYEGSEEELEYEGSKDESELEDDSKDKDESDSESDYEDEEDSEGESDSEGESDFDPDSDDDPESGGNQIFEGGASEGGAFEGGPTSEGGQASDNVLESERDSKQV